From Amphritea atlantica, a single genomic window includes:
- a CDS encoding DUF945 family protein: MKKRIIVGLVAVAAIAGGLPYVTGYVAESQAKRSVADLNSQSRYGKMDIVTYERGYSTTYAEYKWVTNPELEKDLAIGEIVLSCGGVHKMLSFDYSCNLKNMGLQDKQIRAAFKGKEPVTIAGNISLTGTTTSQMNINPFEIITEQGARITSDGGSMNSTANASLSDIQLIGQFSPITVLDTAGVDVRISESTLTLDGSMYEKKYFLGDSALNVNNITVVSPKLGDPLSVKGVSFVSNGDIKNGMYSGKGSFNVTEFTLPAALNNRTNRDVSLKNVSIGTSFADTPFMPIAKLTEYSKTLAEQMSESGSVDPGMVGMDEQFLREQVLALLKKDLAINLWVHSDVNDGALKSHVNTVLTKDITEEFISELQTGGALAALKLLQQVDLDILVAIPNSVTELSPEVAMMAAMSNKFVADDSGLTAKLILQDGAITLNGEPTSIEALMRN; this comes from the coding sequence ATGAAGAAACGTATTATTGTTGGTCTGGTTGCCGTTGCAGCGATAGCCGGTGGGCTGCCTTATGTAACAGGGTATGTTGCCGAGTCACAAGCTAAGCGGTCAGTCGCTGATCTGAATTCACAATCACGCTACGGAAAAATGGACATTGTGACGTATGAGCGTGGCTACTCTACAACCTATGCTGAATATAAATGGGTTACCAATCCTGAGCTGGAAAAAGACCTCGCCATTGGTGAAATAGTACTTAGCTGTGGCGGTGTGCACAAAATGCTCAGTTTCGACTATTCATGCAATCTGAAAAATATGGGGCTTCAGGATAAGCAGATCCGGGCAGCCTTTAAAGGTAAAGAGCCCGTCACTATTGCAGGTAATATTAGTCTGACGGGGACCACAACCTCTCAGATGAACATTAATCCGTTCGAGATAATCACTGAGCAGGGAGCCAGAATAACATCTGATGGTGGCAGCATGAATTCTACGGCTAATGCTTCATTGTCAGATATACAACTCATTGGACAGTTCTCACCCATTACCGTTCTGGATACTGCCGGGGTAGACGTTCGCATCAGCGAGTCAACCCTGACGCTGGATGGCTCGATGTACGAAAAGAAATATTTTCTGGGTGATAGCGCGCTTAACGTAAATAACATAACGGTTGTATCCCCAAAGCTGGGCGACCCCCTTTCTGTTAAAGGTGTCTCCTTCGTTTCTAATGGCGATATTAAAAATGGTATGTACAGCGGCAAAGGTAGCTTTAATGTAACTGAATTTACGCTTCCCGCGGCCTTGAATAACCGAACAAACAGGGATGTTTCGCTGAAAAATGTGAGCATCGGGACCAGCTTTGCGGACACACCCTTTATGCCGATAGCGAAGCTGACTGAGTACTCTAAAACGCTGGCAGAACAAATGTCCGAATCTGGCTCTGTTGATCCGGGTATGGTTGGGATGGATGAACAGTTTCTCAGAGAGCAAGTGTTAGCACTATTGAAAAAAGACCTGGCGATAAACCTCTGGGTGCACTCAGACGTGAATGATGGTGCACTGAAATCTCACGTTAACACTGTGTTAACCAAAGATATCACTGAGGAATTTATCTCTGAACTGCAGACCGGTGGCGCGTTAGCCGCGTTGAAACTTTTGCAGCAGGTTGATCTGGATATCTTAGTCGCCATTCCTAATAGCGTGACTGAGCTTTCTCCGGAAGTCGCGATGATGGCCGCGATGAGCAACAAATTTGTTGCGGATGATTCTGGATTAACGGCAAAATTGATTCTTCAGGACGGTGCCATTACCCTCAATGGTGAGCCCACTTCGATTGAAGCGCTGATGCGTAACTAA
- a CDS encoding LysR family transcriptional regulator → MNNNELIPLLTEMAVFVAVAEEQNFTKAAKKLAMATSSVSRSVNRLEQSLNIKLLERTTRQVRLSVAGEEVYQQCKHMLESAKAAIQAAQSTQDVTTGTLSIAAPKAFAKQILSPLVFDFCQLYPGIRVNLNATDRFIHPVSEDVDVIFRLIHQPLEGLIAKTLTHSALVMCASPAYLEGAGIPTHPHELIHHQCITLGEEAADDHWTLSKAQQKITIKIHQRFASNHSEIRKDAALRNMGITIFPDFAAQQEIQSGALIQVLPDWHISGNYQGQVILQYAQSRFIPNQIRAFVDYMVTVFGDLHPEKRNK, encoded by the coding sequence GTGAACAACAATGAACTGATTCCTCTACTCACAGAAATGGCTGTTTTTGTTGCTGTAGCAGAGGAACAAAACTTTACTAAAGCAGCGAAAAAACTGGCAATGGCGACCTCTTCCGTCAGCCGCTCAGTCAACAGACTGGAACAAAGTCTGAACATAAAACTGCTCGAACGAACCACCCGACAAGTTCGCCTGAGCGTCGCAGGAGAAGAGGTCTATCAACAATGTAAACACATGCTGGAATCGGCCAAAGCGGCCATTCAGGCCGCACAAAGCACGCAGGATGTCACCACGGGCACCCTGTCGATCGCGGCACCAAAAGCCTTCGCAAAGCAGATTTTGTCCCCGCTGGTATTCGATTTTTGTCAGCTGTATCCCGGAATCAGGGTAAATCTGAACGCAACAGACCGGTTTATTCATCCAGTCAGTGAAGACGTCGATGTGATTTTTCGACTGATTCACCAGCCATTAGAAGGACTCATAGCGAAAACATTAACCCATTCAGCATTAGTCATGTGCGCCAGCCCTGCCTATCTGGAAGGTGCGGGAATACCCACCCACCCGCATGAGTTAATTCATCATCAGTGCATTACATTAGGCGAAGAAGCCGCTGACGATCACTGGACGCTCAGCAAAGCTCAGCAGAAAATCACCATCAAAATCCATCAGAGGTTTGCTTCCAATCACAGCGAAATTCGAAAAGACGCAGCACTTCGCAATATGGGCATCACCATTTTTCCAGACTTTGCCGCGCAACAGGAGATACAATCAGGCGCATTAATACAGGTCTTACCCGACTGGCATATCTCAGGAAACTATCAGGGCCAGGTGATTCTACAATATGCACAATCCCGCTTCATCCCAAACCAGATTCGGGCTTTTGTCGATTATATGGTCACCGTATTTGGCGACCTTCACCCTGAGAAACGAAACAAATAG
- a CDS encoding cyclase family protein, producing MSNLITPSRRIVDLSVSLNNNPYTDPPPLLPKIDYKDHQQGLPSLLGMFPGLTAADLPGKEGWAAEDLVLTTHSGTHMDAPWHYASTTDGGKPSWGIDELPLEWCLQPGVKLDFRHLPDGYVVTAQDIQDELERISYRLQPLDIVLVNTRAGMLYGQPEYLDAGVGMGREATLFLLEQGVRVVGTDAWSWDAPFSFTAKRFSEEKNPAIVWEGHKAGRDIAYGQMEKLSNLESLPAYGFIVSCFPYKIEKASAGFVRAVAIFDH from the coding sequence ATGAGTAATCTAATTACACCCAGTCGACGGATTGTGGATCTGTCAGTCAGCCTGAATAACAATCCCTATACCGATCCACCTCCGTTGCTACCGAAAATCGATTATAAAGATCATCAGCAGGGTTTACCCAGTTTACTTGGGATGTTTCCCGGATTAACCGCAGCGGATCTGCCGGGCAAGGAGGGCTGGGCCGCTGAAGATTTGGTGTTGACCACTCATAGTGGAACCCATATGGATGCGCCCTGGCACTATGCTTCCACCACCGATGGTGGGAAGCCTTCCTGGGGCATCGATGAGCTGCCTCTGGAATGGTGTTTACAACCGGGGGTGAAACTGGATTTTCGCCATCTTCCTGATGGCTATGTGGTAACGGCTCAGGACATTCAGGATGAGCTGGAGCGGATCAGTTATCGTCTTCAGCCTCTGGATATTGTTCTGGTTAATACCCGGGCCGGAATGCTCTATGGGCAGCCTGAATATTTGGATGCTGGGGTTGGCATGGGACGGGAAGCAACCCTGTTTTTACTGGAACAGGGGGTGCGGGTTGTTGGTACTGATGCCTGGAGCTGGGATGCCCCTTTCAGTTTTACCGCGAAGCGGTTTAGCGAAGAAAAAAATCCAGCTATCGTCTGGGAAGGTCATAAAGCGGGACGGGATATTGCGTATGGACAGATGGAAAAACTCTCCAATCTGGAATCTCTGCCTGCATACGGCTTTATCGTGTCCTGCTTTCCATACAAGATAGAGAAAGCCTCAGCTGGATTCGTCAGAGCCGTGGCAATTTTTGACCACTGA